One window from the genome of Echinicola vietnamensis DSM 17526 encodes:
- a CDS encoding membrane dipeptidase — translation MQKIFDFHFHLLFKHYIADPKLKLDFSKNFNTTGVAKVLNDLVGGSFDSQSSPAQVKESQLYLGVVSLSSIEYAFAERILHICDKDFSFVLPINDRIFNRIKSHQTTYWQDFLELVDQHQKSFDKLSKEPYNIQFLKRKDFKGKGIHEIEALLTKGNKRRFTLAIEGGHNLSDVPAGNEECILSAYPHHQMKTLQEMDDVDFMAINLCHLSDIPEQRLGGFAQGVNKLSQIAFRSDHFLPTVGLGLTEIGKKLIRQCLLHPSRSVLIDVKHMSLYTRLEYYRFKDQLADEAPMVDRLPILSSHTGFTFTSIDDYLNRQTYRADVSETVAGKTVTIAPENRKIGRTNDKLNKGLYANPWTINLFDEEIIEIMASGGMMGISLDQRILGASNPAFDSIRDKYYEKEQVSYHEFKKLYKEGKLPGEEGFFDTLNLIPSKEERHVMLLCLHIVHAVKLGYEKLPWLEESSPWDHICIGSDFDGLINPINGFEDVTKLGDLSSSLQKYLPLADKYHLFFHSVKALKYHENGTVDQQFLEEVIDKFLFSNGLRFTARFLSNWSDEALEKVNKANTTTTVG, via the coding sequence ATGCAAAAGATATTTGATTTCCATTTTCATTTATTGTTTAAGCATTATATCGCAGACCCGAAATTAAAACTGGATTTTAGCAAGAATTTTAATACTACCGGGGTTGCAAAAGTGCTAAACGACCTGGTGGGCGGTTCATTTGACAGTCAATCTTCCCCCGCGCAGGTTAAGGAGAGTCAGCTCTATTTAGGGGTGGTCTCCCTGAGCAGTATTGAATATGCCTTTGCAGAAAGGATCTTACATATTTGTGACAAGGATTTTTCTTTTGTTCTTCCCATCAATGACCGGATTTTTAACCGTATTAAGTCCCATCAAACCACCTATTGGCAGGATTTTCTGGAGCTTGTAGATCAGCATCAAAAGAGTTTTGACAAGCTTTCAAAAGAGCCATATAACATCCAGTTTTTAAAGCGAAAGGACTTTAAAGGAAAAGGGATTCATGAAATAGAAGCATTGCTCACCAAGGGAAATAAGCGGCGGTTTACCTTAGCAATAGAGGGTGGCCATAACCTTTCCGATGTTCCTGCGGGAAACGAAGAGTGCATCCTTTCAGCTTATCCGCATCATCAAATGAAGACCTTGCAGGAAATGGATGATGTGGACTTTATGGCCATAAACCTGTGCCATCTGAGCGATATTCCGGAACAACGGCTTGGAGGATTTGCCCAAGGCGTCAACAAGCTTTCCCAAATTGCCTTTAGGAGTGATCATTTTCTACCTACTGTAGGATTGGGGTTGACGGAGATTGGGAAAAAACTGATTCGTCAGTGTTTGTTACATCCTAGCAGATCAGTGCTCATTGATGTCAAGCACATGAGTCTGTATACGCGATTGGAGTATTATCGGTTTAAGGACCAATTGGCAGATGAAGCACCGATGGTAGACCGGTTGCCCATCCTTTCCAGTCACACCGGATTTACGTTTACCTCCATCGATGATTATCTCAACCGTCAAACCTATAGAGCTGATGTATCGGAAACAGTGGCCGGCAAAACGGTCACCATAGCCCCGGAAAATAGAAAGATCGGCCGTACGAATGATAAGTTGAACAAAGGGCTGTACGCCAATCCTTGGACCATCAACCTCTTCGATGAAGAAATCATTGAGATCATGGCTTCAGGAGGCATGATGGGGATCAGCTTAGACCAACGGATATTGGGGGCATCCAACCCTGCTTTTGATTCCATAAGGGATAAGTATTACGAAAAGGAACAGGTGTCGTACCATGAGTTTAAAAAACTTTATAAAGAGGGGAAATTGCCGGGAGAAGAAGGCTTTTTCGATACATTGAACTTGATTCCTTCCAAGGAGGAGCGTCATGTGATGTTACTGTGCCTTCATATCGTACATGCCGTAAAGCTGGGGTATGAAAAATTACCATGGCTAGAGGAAAGCTCTCCTTGGGATCATATCTGCATTGGATCTGATTTTGACGGCTTGATCAATCCGATCAATGGATTTGAGGATGTGACGAAGCTAGGAGATCTATCTTCATCGCTTCAGAAATATTTGCCCTTAGCTGATAAATACCATTTGTTTTTCCATAGCGTAAAGGCCTTGAAATACCATGAAAATGGAACGGTGGACCAACAGTTTTTGGAGGAAGTTATCGACAAGTTCTTATTCTCCAATGGATTAAGGTTTACAGCTCGTTTTCTGTCCAATTGGTCTGATGAAGCATTGGAGAAGGTAAATAAAGCTAATACCACTACCACCGTGGGGTAA
- a CDS encoding DUF481 domain-containing protein, which produces MKKLFTFLILSLIINAAFAREVRDSLIFKNDNVIVGEIKALDKGVVTIETDYSDSDFQIEWQEVKEVYSKQNYLITLMSGERHNGSLWTYDPAHVTLHLTTGDSLKVRIEDIVYFKTYENDFWSRLSASIDFSYSFTKANNYTQSGIRSSLGYVASSWSASAGYNLIRSNQDDVEPTRREDANLNYKKFLPHDFYVPANYAFLSNTEQLIDVRSTFSAGLGKYLIHTNDSYFGIETGISYLNEVYTSDDPSKNSMEAYFGAELNLYDVGDLTLLTKGIVFPGITEGGRWRIDYSLDTKYDLPWDLYFKVGFTLNFDNQPVEGAGKADYVLQTGVGWEL; this is translated from the coding sequence TTGAAAAAATTATTTACCTTTTTGATCCTTTCACTCATCATAAATGCTGCATTTGCCAGAGAAGTAAGGGATTCACTGATATTTAAAAACGATAACGTCATCGTTGGTGAGATCAAAGCACTGGATAAGGGGGTCGTCACTATTGAAACAGATTATAGTGATAGCGATTTTCAAATCGAATGGCAAGAAGTAAAAGAAGTCTATTCCAAACAAAATTACCTCATTACCTTAATGTCCGGAGAGCGACATAACGGTTCACTTTGGACTTATGATCCTGCACATGTTACCTTACACCTGACTACAGGGGATAGCCTAAAGGTCAGGATTGAGGACATCGTATACTTCAAAACGTATGAAAATGACTTCTGGAGTAGGTTGTCAGCATCTATAGACTTTAGTTACAGCTTCACCAAAGCCAACAACTACACCCAATCCGGAATAAGGAGTTCCTTGGGATATGTGGCTTCAAGTTGGTCGGCTAGTGCTGGATACAACCTCATCCGCTCCAATCAAGATGATGTGGAACCTACCCGTAGGGAAGATGCCAATTTGAACTATAAAAAATTCCTTCCCCATGATTTTTATGTTCCGGCAAACTACGCCTTTCTATCAAACACCGAACAATTGATAGATGTCAGAAGTACTTTTTCTGCCGGTCTCGGTAAATACCTCATCCACACCAATGACTCCTACTTTGGTATAGAAACAGGTATTTCCTACCTAAATGAAGTATATACTAGCGATGATCCCAGTAAGAACAGTATGGAAGCCTACTTTGGGGCTGAACTAAATTTATATGACGTAGGAGACCTTACATTGCTCACCAAGGGAATAGTATTCCCAGGTATCACCGAAGGAGGAAGATGGAGGATTGACTATTCCCTCGATACCAAATATGACCTTCCTTGGGATCTTTACTTTAAAGTGGGCTTTACGCTTAACTTCGATAACCAACCTGTGGAAGGAGCCGGAAAGGCCGATTATGTTCTCCAAACAGGTGTCGGTTGGGAATTGTAA
- a CDS encoding porin family protein, translating into MEIEIKKKLFLTVTLCLLYHIGQGQVLISLLLGDKLNSDKIEFGLDGGIAFTHLNGPNTSDMAHALHLGFYFDFYLKESLQLHTGVIVKSTMGAKGIPSYSLGDEELDQMLSTADVRRRLGYFSIPIFLKYRFGNSNFYVEAGPQIGWRNKAYDEFSDSILEKNDLSYEHNIKGEIKRADIGFTGGFGYRLMKGHGMNLGLRYYLGVIDISKSMPDPLYNRSLYLTVGIPIGAGKAEKNNVTTAY; encoded by the coding sequence ATGGAAATAGAAATAAAGAAAAAACTATTCCTTACCGTTACACTTTGCCTTTTATATCATATTGGTCAAGGGCAAGTACTTATTTCCCTGCTGCTGGGAGACAAACTCAATTCGGACAAAATTGAGTTTGGGCTGGATGGGGGCATTGCCTTTACCCACCTCAACGGCCCCAATACTTCCGATATGGCCCATGCCTTACATTTAGGGTTTTATTTTGATTTTTACCTCAAAGAAAGCTTACAACTACATACCGGAGTGATCGTCAAATCCACCATGGGAGCCAAGGGGATCCCCTCCTACTCCTTAGGTGATGAAGAGCTGGATCAAATGCTTTCTACGGCTGACGTACGCAGAAGATTAGGATATTTCAGTATTCCTATATTCCTCAAGTACCGTTTTGGGAACAGTAATTTTTATGTAGAAGCTGGTCCTCAGATTGGGTGGAGGAATAAAGCTTACGATGAATTTTCGGACAGTATATTAGAAAAAAACGACTTATCGTATGAGCATAACATCAAAGGTGAAATTAAAAGGGCGGATATTGGCTTCACGGGAGGATTTGGCTATCGCTTGATGAAAGGGCATGGAATGAACTTGGGACTGCGCTATTATCTTGGCGTCATAGATATCAGCAAATCCATGCCTGATCCACTCTATAACCGTTCATTATACTTGACCGTGGGAATTCCCATTGGAGCTGGTAAGGCAGAAAAAAATAATGTAACTACGGCTTATTGA
- a CDS encoding OmpA family protein, with translation MMKQLAIFTMIAFLMASCANWNNQQKGTAIGAASGAAVGAAVSKGSVWGVLAGAAIGGTAGNLIGRKMDQQAKELQQAIPTAEVNRVNEGINVTFDASLAFKINSAALSDNYKEDLLNAIPVFQKYPDTNILIEGHTDDTGSEEFNMQLSQKRANAVAAFLADNGVDRSRLTEKWYGESQPKYPNDSEENRIKNRRVEMAIYANEEMKEEAKTGEL, from the coding sequence ATGATGAAACAACTTGCAATTTTTACCATGATCGCCTTCCTAATGGCCAGTTGCGCCAACTGGAACAATCAGCAAAAAGGAACCGCAATCGGTGCGGCCAGTGGTGCTGCAGTCGGCGCAGCAGTGTCCAAAGGTAGTGTTTGGGGAGTATTGGCCGGTGCGGCCATTGGCGGTACAGCAGGAAACCTGATCGGGAGAAAAATGGATCAGCAGGCAAAAGAACTACAACAAGCCATCCCCACCGCAGAAGTAAACCGGGTGAATGAAGGCATTAACGTTACATTCGATGCTAGTTTGGCCTTTAAAATCAATTCCGCTGCCCTCAGTGATAACTACAAGGAAGATCTCCTTAATGCCATCCCTGTTTTCCAAAAATACCCAGACACCAATATCCTAATTGAAGGGCATACAGATGATACCGGATCGGAAGAATTTAACATGCAGCTTTCACAGAAAAGGGCAAATGCGGTCGCTGCATTCCTTGCCGATAATGGTGTCGACCGATCCAGGTTAACCGAAAAATGGTATGGTGAAAGTCAACCCAAATACCCCAATGACAGCGAAGAAAACCGCATCAAAAACCGTCGTGTGGAAATGGCCATTTACGCCAACGAAGAGATGAAGGAAGAAGCCAAAACAGGAGAATTATAA